In Deinococcus sp. Marseille-Q6407, a single window of DNA contains:
- a CDS encoding XdhC family protein gives MDETFDDFLRALTGLPAGTPAVVATLVGAGESRKPLGRRAIFLPGSEPLGSVTLGGCAEGALRRAADEVRASGQPRLLDVNLGSEEAYEFGMTCAGQVTVQLVPTPPDSRLWTAAAAARARGEVLRLVTPLGAGGTPLLLTQAGEVVTDGTAGSEPDPALAAQAAALPLDAEVLERSGSAFLETRLPPAELVIVGAGPIAAPLSRMARTAGLRVTVCDDRPGRLNPQRLPDAHALLLSRPDQDLQLPPLSARSSLVIISHDYGHEVPVLRQVLGSDVPYVAMVASRRRGRAVLEFLAETGVERQLLERVRSLAGLDLNIETPAGIALSILAELTAVMYGGSGQSLSQKRAE, from the coding sequence GTGGACGAGACTTTTGACGACTTTCTGAGGGCCCTGACTGGCCTGCCGGCCGGCACCCCGGCGGTGGTGGCGACCCTGGTGGGCGCCGGCGAGAGCCGCAAGCCGCTGGGCCGCCGCGCCATTTTCCTGCCCGGCAGCGAGCCGCTGGGGTCGGTTACGCTGGGCGGCTGCGCGGAAGGCGCACTGCGCCGGGCTGCCGACGAGGTGCGGGCCAGCGGCCAGCCCCGGCTGCTGGACGTGAACCTGGGCAGCGAGGAAGCTTACGAGTTCGGCATGACCTGCGCCGGGCAGGTCACGGTGCAGCTGGTGCCCACGCCCCCGGATTCGCGGTTGTGGACGGCCGCAGCGGCAGCCCGCGCCCGCGGCGAGGTGCTGCGGCTGGTCACGCCGCTGGGCGCAGGAGGGACGCCTCTGTTGCTGACCCAGGCCGGTGAAGTGGTTACCGATGGCACCGCCGGCAGCGAGCCGGATCCGGCCCTGGCCGCGCAGGCGGCGGCGTTGCCGCTGGACGCGGAAGTGCTGGAGCGCAGCGGCAGCGCCTTTCTGGAAACCCGGCTGCCCCCGGCCGAACTGGTCATCGTGGGCGCCGGCCCGATTGCGGCGCCGCTGTCGCGAATGGCCCGCACCGCCGGGCTGCGTGTCACCGTCTGCGATGACCGGCCCGGCCGCCTGAACCCGCAGCGCCTGCCCGACGCCCACGCGTTGCTGCTCAGCCGCCCCGACCAGGACCTGCAGCTGCCGCCGCTGTCGGCCCGCAGCAGCCTGGTCATCATCTCGCACGACTACGGCCACGAGGTGCCGGTGCTGCGGCAGGTGCTGGGCAGCGACGTGCCTTATGTGGCGATGGTCGCGAGCCGCCGCCGTGGCCGGGCGGTGCTGGAGTTCCTGGCCGAAACCGGCGTGGAGCGGCAGCTGCTGGAGCGTGTCCGTTCGCTGGCAGGGCTGGACCTCAACATCGAAACCCCGGCCGGCATTGCCCTGAGCATTCTGGCCGAGCTGACCGCCGTGATGTACGGCGGTAGCGGACAGTCCTTATCTCAAAAACGCGCCGAGTAA
- a CDS encoding NADPH:quinone oxidoreductase family protein, with amino-acid sequence MSETETMRTVVAVHEGRPAEALEFQEVPVPQPAAGEVLLKVEAVGINYADALAAMNEYLTRTHYPYVPGMEFAGRVVSLGEGVSGVQEGQLVACLAGHGGLAGYASVPVSALVPVPQTYTPAQAAAFAVSYMTAFHALRTLGYGEAGQWVLVQAAAGALGQASIQMAKALDMRVIAMASTEEKLELARGLGADVTLLQDDPERVEKVRQAAGGKGVPLILEIVGGRRINESVAMAASRGRIILIGNASREEVSLNPTHLMKRNLTMTGLWLNSLLRDPQAQAQAAAEFAALLEKGQIVPQPGPSYPLSETAQAFEDLLGRRTTGKVIIEPWR; translated from the coding sequence ATGTCTGAAACAGAAACCATGCGCACTGTCGTTGCCGTCCACGAAGGGCGCCCTGCCGAAGCCCTGGAATTCCAGGAAGTGCCCGTACCGCAGCCGGCCGCCGGCGAGGTGCTGCTGAAGGTGGAAGCGGTGGGTATCAACTACGCCGACGCCCTGGCCGCCATGAACGAGTACCTGACCCGCACCCACTATCCTTACGTGCCGGGCATGGAATTTGCCGGGCGGGTCGTCTCGCTGGGTGAAGGTGTAAGCGGCGTGCAGGAAGGCCAACTGGTGGCCTGCCTGGCTGGGCACGGAGGGCTGGCCGGCTACGCCAGCGTGCCGGTCAGCGCCCTGGTGCCGGTGCCGCAGACCTACACCCCGGCGCAGGCGGCCGCCTTTGCGGTGTCGTACATGACCGCTTTTCACGCGCTGCGTACCCTAGGCTACGGCGAAGCGGGCCAGTGGGTGCTGGTGCAGGCGGCCGCCGGCGCACTGGGGCAGGCCAGTATCCAGATGGCGAAGGCGCTGGATATGCGGGTGATTGCCATGGCCAGCACCGAAGAGAAACTGGAACTGGCCCGCGGGCTGGGCGCCGACGTGACCCTGCTGCAAGACGACCCCGAGCGGGTGGAAAAAGTGCGTCAGGCGGCCGGCGGCAAAGGTGTGCCGCTGATTCTGGAAATCGTGGGCGGCCGGCGCATCAACGAGAGCGTGGCGATGGCGGCCAGCCGGGGCCGCATCATCCTGATCGGCAACGCCAGCCGCGAGGAAGTCAGTCTCAACCCAACCCACCTGATGAAACGCAACCTCACCATGACCGGGCTGTGGCTCAACAGCCTGCTGCGTGATCCCCAGGCACAGGCCCAGGCAGCCGCCGAGTTCGCGGCGCTGCTGGAAAAAGGCCAGATCGTGCCGCAGCCGGGCCCCAGCTACCCGCTGAGCGAAACCGCCCAGGCGTTCGAGGACCTGCTGGGCCGGCGCACCACCGGCAAGGTCATCATCGAACCCTGGCGCTGA
- a CDS encoding NTP transferase domain-containing protein — MRLAGILLAAGKGERMRQASGSLFSGEPAGAPKALPPKVLVPKVLVPLTGQPLCRHAGAALAGADDALRLAVVPPGELGAEVAAALDGLGFECVINPQPGRGLLSSFQAAVQALPAEIGGAVFALADMPLVSLDTHRQLREVAANATPEQVAAVQCVYGEVAAPPLLLRRALFPELLALDPTDHGPRQLLRQYRAQTAELQRPAAELLDVDTPEALSQARKIVPR; from the coding sequence ATGCGGCTGGCCGGTATTCTGCTGGCCGCCGGCAAAGGGGAGCGGATGCGTCAGGCGTCCGGCTCCCTTTTTTCTGGCGAGCCCGCCGGGGCCCCCAAAGCCCTGCCGCCCAAAGTGCTGGTGCCCAAAGTACTGGTGCCGCTGACCGGGCAGCCGCTGTGCCGCCACGCCGGCGCGGCCCTGGCTGGCGCTGACGACGCGCTGCGGCTGGCGGTGGTGCCGCCTGGCGAGCTGGGCGCCGAGGTTGCGGCGGCGCTGGACGGGCTGGGGTTCGAGTGCGTCATCAACCCGCAGCCGGGGCGGGGGCTGCTCTCCTCGTTTCAGGCAGCAGTACAGGCGCTGCCGGCCGAGATAGGCGGGGCCGTCTTCGCCCTGGCCGACATGCCGCTGGTGAGCCTGGACACCCACCGGCAGCTGCGCGAGGTGGCTGCCAATGCAACGCCCGAACAGGTGGCCGCCGTGCAGTGCGTGTACGGCGAGGTGGCCGCGCCGCCGCTGCTGCTGCGCCGGGCACTGTTCCCCGAGTTGCTGGCGCTGGACCCCACCGACCACGGCCCGCGTCAGCTGCTGCGGCAGTACCGGGCACAGACAGCCGAGCTGCAGCGACCCGCCGCCGAGCTGCTGGACGTAGACACGCCCGAAGCGCTGTCTCAGGCAAGGAAAATTGTTCCGCGCTAG
- a CDS encoding xanthine dehydrogenase family protein molybdopterin-binding subunit encodes MRFGADQEGRIHALRHDSYSGNLPGGSAETASHQSELLYAGENRLVRQRLSELHLPPGGSMRAPGEAVGMLALECAMDELAEKLEMDPIELRVINDIGYDPEKGPQRPFSSRKLVDSLRRGAEAFGWDQRVAQPGQVRDGEWLIGLGVASAFRGNQQKPSGATARLDRGGKITVETQMTDIGTGSYTILGQTAAEMLGVELDDVTVKLGDSDFPKSSGSGGSWGANSSATGVYYAADELRNKIAKAAGYDPKQAVFKDGEVWEGDKCTLLGVVAAKAPEPIEATVNATFGDLSEKYAQASFGAHFCEVAVHSVTGEIRVRRLTSVAAAGRIFNPVTARSQCLGGMTMGVGAALMEELQVDENLGLFVNHDLAEYHVPVHADIPDLDVIFPEELDDKASPIKGKGLGELGICGVGAAVANAVYNASGVRIREYPLTVDKVLAGWAEQGR; translated from the coding sequence TTGCGCTTCGGGGCCGATCAGGAAGGCCGCATTCACGCTCTGCGCCATGATTCCTACTCCGGAAATCTGCCGGGGGGCAGCGCCGAGACCGCCAGTCACCAGAGCGAGCTGCTCTACGCCGGCGAGAACCGGCTGGTGCGCCAGCGCCTCAGCGAACTGCACCTGCCGCCGGGTGGCTCTATGCGCGCGCCCGGCGAAGCGGTGGGCATGCTGGCGCTGGAATGCGCCATGGACGAGCTGGCCGAGAAGTTGGAGATGGACCCCATCGAGCTGCGCGTAATCAACGACATCGGCTACGACCCGGAAAAAGGCCCCCAGCGGCCCTTTTCCAGCCGCAAACTGGTGGACAGCCTGCGGCGAGGCGCCGAAGCGTTCGGTTGGGACCAGCGAGTGGCGCAGCCGGGGCAGGTCCGTGACGGCGAATGGCTGATCGGGCTGGGGGTGGCCAGCGCTTTTCGCGGCAACCAGCAAAAGCCCAGCGGCGCCACGGCCCGGCTGGATAGGGGCGGCAAGATCACCGTCGAAACCCAGATGACCGATATCGGCACCGGCTCCTACACCATTTTGGGCCAGACCGCCGCCGAGATGTTGGGCGTGGAGCTGGACGACGTGACCGTCAAACTGGGCGATTCCGACTTTCCCAAGTCGAGCGGCTCGGGCGGTTCCTGGGGCGCCAACAGCTCGGCCACCGGCGTGTACTACGCAGCCGACGAGCTGCGCAACAAGATCGCCAAGGCAGCCGGGTATGACCCCAAGCAGGCCGTGTTCAAGGACGGCGAGGTCTGGGAAGGCGACAAATGCACTCTGCTGGGTGTGGTGGCCGCCAAGGCCCCCGAGCCGATTGAGGCCACCGTCAACGCTACTTTTGGCGACCTGAGCGAAAAATACGCCCAAGCCAGCTTCGGGGCGCACTTCTGCGAGGTGGCGGTTCACAGCGTGACCGGCGAAATCCGGGTGCGGCGCCTGACCAGCGTGGCGGCGGCCGGCCGGATCTTCAACCCGGTGACGGCGCGCAGCCAGTGCCTGGGCGGTATGACCATGGGCGTGGGCGCCGCACTGATGGAGGAACTGCAGGTGGACGAGAACCTGGGCCTGTTCGTCAACCACGACCTGGCCGAATACCACGTGCCGGTCCACGCCGATATTCCCGACCTGGACGTTATTTTCCCGGAAGAGCTGGATGATAAGGCCTCGCCTATCAAGGGCAAGGGCTTAGGCGAGCTGGGCATCTGCGGCGTGGGCGCGGCGGTCGCCAACGCGGTGTACAACGCCAGCGGGGTCCGCATCCGCGAGTACCCGCTGACGGTGGACAAGGTGCTGGCCGGCTGGGCCGAGCAGGGCCGCTAG